The region CTGTTTTTTGTACTTGTGAAGAACCTACTTTTATAAATTCGCCGTTTTCCAGTACGCGAAGCAGTCTCACTTGAGTTGTAAGGGGTAATTCGCCTACTTCGTCAAGGAAGATAGTTCCGCCGTTAGCAACTTCAAAATAGCCTTCGCGGGTGCTTGTTGCTCCGGTAAATGAACCTTTTTCGTGGCCAAAAAGTTCGCTGTCAATTGTTCCTTCTGGTATAGCGCCACAGTTTACGGCTATGTATTTGCCGTGTTTTCTGTGCGACAGAGAATGAATGATTTTTGGTATGCTTTCCTTTCCAACTCCGCTTTCCCCCGTGACTAATACCGAAATATCAGTGGGCGCAACTTGAATTGCTTTTTCGATGGCACGATTGAGCTTCGGGTCATTCCCGATAATCTCAAATCGTTGTTTTATATTTTGAACTGATTCCATTTGATTTTTGTTTAAAGTTTTTTTTGTTTCAGGTTTCAAGTTATCGAGAGAACTTTAAACCTGAAACTTGAAACAAACTTTTTTTAATTCATTTCACTCAGTCCAACCGCTTCGCCTTTCAAAGTTCCGCTGGTGCAAGAGGTAATTTTTACATTGACAAATTGGCCAATTTTATAGTTTTCTTTTGGGAAAACAACTGTGATACTTTGTGAGTTTCTGCCGGAGAATTCTTCGGTTGATTTTTTAGAAACTTTTTCGACTAAAACTTCAACTGTTTGTCCTATGAATTCTTCAGAGCGCAACCAAGCGTGCTTTTGTTGCAAGTCGACAATTTCCTGTAATCTTCTGGCTTTGGTTTCTTCAGTTACGTCATCTTCCATTTTTCTTCCTGCCAAAGTTCCCGGACGTTCCGAGTACGAATACATATAACCAAAATTATATTTTACATATTCCATCAAACTCAAGGTGTCTTGATGATCTTCCTCTGTTTCTGTTGGGAATCCCGCAATCATATCTTGCGAAATAGAACAGTTTGGAATGATTGTTCTGATTTTGTCAATCAAAGTCATGTATTGTTCTCGAGTGTGCAAACGATTCATTTCCTTCAAAATTCGATTGCTTCCTGATTGAACCGGTAAGTGAATGTGTTTGCAAATATTCGGATGTTTTGCAATGACATGCAAAATACTTTCGTGCATGTCCTGTGGATTGGAGGTTGAAAAACGAATGCGCATTTTAGGAAAACCTGTCGCTACCATTTCCAGTAATTGGTCAAAATCCACTGCGGTTGCTTTTTGCATCTCAGAAGCATTTTCGAAATCTTTTTTCAATCCGCCACCATACCATAAATAACTGTCTACATTTTGGCCTAAAAGTGTAATTTCTTTAAATCCTTTATCCCATAAATCCTGAATTTCTTTCATGATGCTTTGTGGTTCACGGCTGCGTTCGCGTCCGCGGGTGAAAGGTACTACACAAAAGGTACACATATTATCGCAACCACGGGTGATGGAAACTAAGGCAGTAATGCCGTTGCTCATCAATCGCACTGGTGAAATATCGCCATAAGTTTCGTCTTTGGACAAAATCACGTTAATAGCGTCTCGTCCTTCTTCAACTTCTGCTAATAAATTAGGAAGGTCTTTATAGGCATCCGGACCTACAACAAGATCCACAATTTTTTCTTCTTCTAGGAATTGGCTTTTCAAACGTTCGGCCATACAGCCCAAAACCCCTACTTTCATTTTTGGGTTAATTCGTTTTACGGCATTGTATTTTTCTAAACGCTTGCGAATCGTTTGTTCTGCTTTGTCTCTAATGGAACAGGTATTTACCAAAACCAAATCAGCTTCTTCTAGAACTTGGGTGGTATTGTATCCTCCATCAGATAATATAGAGGCCACTATTTCGCTGTCTGAAAAATTCATTGCGCAGCCGTAACTTTCTATGAATAGTTTTTTGGTGTTTTGCGGTTTTTGTTCTAAGACAATAGTTCCTCCTTGTTTGCTTTCTTCAATAATCTTTTCCATAATCACTTTTAAAGTGTCTTTTAATAAGGCGGTAAAGATACGATTATTTGAATAAATCTGACAAGATGTCAGATGAAGAATTAACATTGTTTTTTGTTTTTAAAGTAATGAGTGTTCCTTTGTTTTTTCAGAAAAATACATTTTGTAGAAGTTTGTAAGGATAGATTTCTAAACTAGTAGTTGTTGAAAAAAGCGGGTTTTTAGCACTTATTTTTATTTGCCTTTGATTGACGTGATTTTTAAAAATCATTTCAAAATATCTGTCATTTAAAAAAAATAGATACTTTTGTCCTAGAAAAATAGAGCAATGGCAAAGAATTTAGTGATAGTTGAGTCACCTGCAAAGGCGAAAACAATAGAGAAATTTCTGGGGAGTGATTTTCAAGTAGAGTCAAGTTATGGGCATATTGCCGACTTGCCTTCCAAAGAAATTGGGGTAGATGTAGAGCATGGTTTTAAGCCTAAATATGAAGTTTCTGCTGATAAAAAAGCATTGGTTTCCAAACTAAAGACTTTAGCTAAGAATGCCGAAATGGTTTGGTTAGCAAGTGATGAGGATCGCGAGGGAGAAGCTATTTCTTGGCATCTTGCCGAAGAATTAAAATTAGATAAAAAGAAAACAAAAAGAATCGTTTTTCACGAAATCACCAAAACGGCGATTTTGAAAGCTATCGATAATCCGCGTGAAATTGATTACAATTTGGTCAACGCACAACAAGCGCGAAGAGTTCTGGATCGATTAGTTGGTTACGAATTGTCTCCGGTTTTGTGGAGAAAAATCAAAGGCGGACTTTCTGCCGGTCGCGTGCAATCGGTTTCCGTTCGTTTGATTGTCGAAAGAGAACGCGAAATCCAGAATTTCAAAGCAGTGGCAACTTATTCTGTTGTGGCAGAATTCACTAACGAAGCCGGAAAATCATTCAAGGCAAAACTGCCTAAAAATTTCAATACAAAAAAAGAAGCCGAAGATTTTTTGAATAAAAATATTGGTTCTACTTATAAGGTAGCGGATTTAGAAACGAAACCTACTAAAAAATCACCAACAGGACCTTTTACCACTTCGACCTTACAACAAGAGGCGGCGAGAAAATTGTATTTGCCTGTTGGAATCACGATGCAACTCGCACAACGTTTATACGAGGCCGGACTTATAACTTATATGAGAACGGACAGCGTGAACTTATCTAAAGAGGCGATGGAAGCTGCCGAAGCCGAAATTATCAAATCCTATGGTAAGGAATTCTCGAAACCTCGAACTTTTACCAATAAAAGCAAAGGTGCCCAGGAAGCGCACGAGGCGATCCGTCCTACGGATATGTCGCGTCATACGGTGAATATTGACAGAGATCAAGCGCGTTTGTACGATTTGATTTGGAAAAGAACTTTAGCTTCGCAAATGAGCGACGCGCAATTGGAACGTACGAACGTGAAAATTGAAGCGAACAATCACGGTGAAATTTTTACCGCTTCCGGCGAGGTATTGCTTTTTGAAGGTTTTTTGAAAGTGTATTTGGAAGGTCATGATGATGACGAAGAAGAGCAAGAGGGGATGTTGCCGGCGATGAAAGTCAGCGAAAAATTACAAAATAATTACATCACGGCTACCGAAAGATATTCTCGAGCTGCCGCAAGATATACCGAAGCTTCTTTGGTGAAAAAATTGGAAGAACTCGGTATCGGCCGTCCTTCTACTTATGCGCCAACGATTTCTACAATCATCAACAGAAATTATGTGGAGAAAGGAAATCTTGACGGTCAAGAACGTAATTATACACAACTGACTTTACAATCTGGAAAAGTAGGAGAGAAGCTGTTGAAAGAAAATACAGGTTCGGATAAAGGGAAATTAGTTCCAACAGATATCGGTACCATTGTTACCGATTTCTTGGTGAAGAATTTCGGAAACATATTAGATTATAATTTCACTGCAAAAGTGGAGCATGATTTTGACGAAATAGCCGAAGGAAATATCGAATGGGCAAAAATGATGCAGGAATTCTACGATCAGTTTCATCCAACGGTGAAAGATGTCGAAGCGAATGCTGAAAGAGAAAGCGGAGAACGTATTTTAGGTACAGATCCTAAAACAGGCAAACCGGTTTCGGTTCGTTTAGGTAAGTTTGGTCCAATGGCTCAAATTGGAGCTGCGGATGATGAGGATAAGAAATTCGCCAGTTTAATGGCGGATCAAAATATTGGGAATATTACTTTGGAGGAAACCCTAAATTTATTTTTGTTGCCCAAAAATCTTGGAAATTATAAAGACGAAGAAGTGGAAGTGAGTAATGGACGTTTTGGTCCTTACATTCGCCACGGAGCGGCTTTTGTTTCTTTGCCAAAAGGCGAGAATCCGCTGGATGTAGATTTTGAAAGAGCAAAGGAATTAATTGATGAAAAAGCATTGGCTGATGCGCCAATTGCGGTTTATAAAGGAGAAGGAGTGCAAAAAGGCGTTGGCCGTTTTGGGCCTTTTATTAAATGGAACGGAATATTCATCAATGTAAGTAAGAAGTACGATTTTGATAATTTGTCCCAATCGGATATTGAAGCATTGATAGAGGATAAACTGCAGAAAAATATTGATAAGGTTTTGCATAACTGGGAAGAAGAAGGAATCTTGGTTGAAAAGGCGCGTTGGGGACGTTCGGTTATTACCAAAGGTAAAATCAAAATTGAGTTGAGTAAAGATGTAGATGCTACAAAATTGACCTTGGCTGAAGTTCAAGAAATGATAGCCAAGAAAACCCCTGCAAAGAAAGTGGCTGCCAAAAAAGCTCCGGCAAAGAAAGCAGCTGATAAAAAACCGGTAGCAAAAAAAACCGTAGCTAAAAAGAAATAAAAATGGAATTTGATTTTCTGCAACCTGTAAATGATAAAATCCTTAAATTAGTACAGGGGTTCACTTCCCAGCAATTGGGTAGTAAAATAGTTTTTCATACGAAAGATCAATTTCCGGATTTAAATAAAATTAATATTGCAATAATTGGTGTTCTAGAAAATAGAGGAAGCGATAATGTTGATTCTGTGGTTGATTTATCGGCTATTCGTACAGAGTTTTACAGTATGTTTCCCGGTAATTGGGATGCTTCTGTAGCTGATTTAGGGGATATTTTAGCTGGGAATTCGGCAACGGATACTTATTTTGCTTTGCGCAAAGTGGTATCGAGTTTGATTAAAAATAAAATTATTCCTATCGTGATAGGAGGTTCTCAAGATTTGACTTATGCCTTGTATAGGGCTTATGATGAACTGGAACAAATGGTGAATTTGGTGTCTATAGACAGTAAATTTGATTTTGGGAAAGAAAATGAGAATGTTTTGGCTTCCTCTTTTTTGACTAAAATCATTATAGATGAGCCTAATAATCTTTTTAATTATTCTAATATCGGTTACCAAACCTATTATAATTCGCAAGAAGAAATTGATCTGATTGAAAAATTATTTTTTGATGCTTACAGGCTGGGTGAAGTTTCTAACAATATCGCTATAGCAGAGCCTGTTTTTAGGGATGCTGATATTGTGAGTTTGGATTTAAATTCGATAAAATCTTCAGATTCTGGGAATTTCGTGAAATTTATGCCAAATGGTTTTAACGGAAAAGAGATTTGTTCTTTGTCCAGATATGCCGGAATTAGTGATAAAGTCTCGCTTTTTGGAATATTTAATCACAATAACTCAGCTCAGGAATCCGTTTTGGTAGCTCAGATTATTTGGTATTTTATTGAAGGTTTTCATTATCGTTCTTACGAGTATCCTTTTGGGAGTAGAGAAAATTACATCAAATATATTGTTCCAATAGAAGAAGAATTACTTGTTTTCTATAAGAGCGATAAAACTGACAGATGGTGGATTGAGATTCCTTTTGTTTCTAATGGGAATAATAAGTTAAAAAGAAATACGTTATTACCATGTTCTTACGAAGAGTATTTAGCGGCTTGTAATCAAGAAATACCCGAAAGATGGTGGAAAGCTCAACGTAAGAATGTTCTTTGATTTTTTTATTTAAAAATTGTTGTTAATAACAGAAGTTTGGGGTAAAATCTTATATCTGCTGATTTT is a window of Flavobacterium acetivorans DNA encoding:
- the miaB gene encoding tRNA (N6-isopentenyl adenosine(37)-C2)-methylthiotransferase MiaB — protein: MEKIIEESKQGGTIVLEQKPQNTKKLFIESYGCAMNFSDSEIVASILSDGGYNTTQVLEEADLVLVNTCSIRDKAEQTIRKRLEKYNAVKRINPKMKVGVLGCMAERLKSQFLEEEKIVDLVVGPDAYKDLPNLLAEVEEGRDAINVILSKDETYGDISPVRLMSNGITALVSITRGCDNMCTFCVVPFTRGRERSREPQSIMKEIQDLWDKGFKEITLLGQNVDSYLWYGGGLKKDFENASEMQKATAVDFDQLLEMVATGFPKMRIRFSTSNPQDMHESILHVIAKHPNICKHIHLPVQSGSNRILKEMNRLHTREQYMTLIDKIRTIIPNCSISQDMIAGFPTETEEDHQDTLSLMEYVKYNFGYMYSYSERPGTLAGRKMEDDVTEETKARRLQEIVDLQQKHAWLRSEEFIGQTVEVLVEKVSKKSTEEFSGRNSQSITVVFPKENYKIGQFVNVKITSCTSGTLKGEAVGLSEMN
- the topA gene encoding type I DNA topoisomerase; this encodes MAKNLVIVESPAKAKTIEKFLGSDFQVESSYGHIADLPSKEIGVDVEHGFKPKYEVSADKKALVSKLKTLAKNAEMVWLASDEDREGEAISWHLAEELKLDKKKTKRIVFHEITKTAILKAIDNPREIDYNLVNAQQARRVLDRLVGYELSPVLWRKIKGGLSAGRVQSVSVRLIVEREREIQNFKAVATYSVVAEFTNEAGKSFKAKLPKNFNTKKEAEDFLNKNIGSTYKVADLETKPTKKSPTGPFTTSTLQQEAARKLYLPVGITMQLAQRLYEAGLITYMRTDSVNLSKEAMEAAEAEIIKSYGKEFSKPRTFTNKSKGAQEAHEAIRPTDMSRHTVNIDRDQARLYDLIWKRTLASQMSDAQLERTNVKIEANNHGEIFTASGEVLLFEGFLKVYLEGHDDDEEEQEGMLPAMKVSEKLQNNYITATERYSRAAARYTEASLVKKLEELGIGRPSTYAPTISTIINRNYVEKGNLDGQERNYTQLTLQSGKVGEKLLKENTGSDKGKLVPTDIGTIVTDFLVKNFGNILDYNFTAKVEHDFDEIAEGNIEWAKMMQEFYDQFHPTVKDVEANAERESGERILGTDPKTGKPVSVRLGKFGPMAQIGAADDEDKKFASLMADQNIGNITLEETLNLFLLPKNLGNYKDEEVEVSNGRFGPYIRHGAAFVSLPKGENPLDVDFERAKELIDEKALADAPIAVYKGEGVQKGVGRFGPFIKWNGIFINVSKKYDFDNLSQSDIEALIEDKLQKNIDKVLHNWEEEGILVEKARWGRSVITKGKIKIELSKDVDATKLTLAEVQEMIAKKTPAKKVAAKKAPAKKAADKKPVAKKTVAKKK
- a CDS encoding formimidoylglutamase — translated: MEFDFLQPVNDKILKLVQGFTSQQLGSKIVFHTKDQFPDLNKINIAIIGVLENRGSDNVDSVVDLSAIRTEFYSMFPGNWDASVADLGDILAGNSATDTYFALRKVVSSLIKNKIIPIVIGGSQDLTYALYRAYDELEQMVNLVSIDSKFDFGKENENVLASSFLTKIIIDEPNNLFNYSNIGYQTYYNSQEEIDLIEKLFFDAYRLGEVSNNIAIAEPVFRDADIVSLDLNSIKSSDSGNFVKFMPNGFNGKEICSLSRYAGISDKVSLFGIFNHNNSAQESVLVAQIIWYFIEGFHYRSYEYPFGSRENYIKYIVPIEEELLVFYKSDKTDRWWIEIPFVSNGNNKLKRNTLLPCSYEEYLAACNQEIPERWWKAQRKNVL